One segment of Hippopotamus amphibius kiboko isolate mHipAmp2 chromosome 4, mHipAmp2.hap2, whole genome shotgun sequence DNA contains the following:
- the LOC130852376 gene encoding LOW QUALITY PROTEIN: GTPase IMAP family member 6-like (The sequence of the model RefSeq protein was modified relative to this genomic sequence to represent the inferred CDS: deleted 1 base in 1 codon), whose amino-acid sequence MSVLYSYTFDTFLYLLHLASNVLALKGKTKNSPEHATSGDTKHGHSSCPAGSGVLEEVELELCLLENPEEGLSQDATQGWLGGLREDAGTPQRLRLILVGKPGSGKSATGNSILGRKVFESKVSARPVTTAFQRGCRAWAGKELEVIDTPDILCPRAALQGTAQGICEAIAFLLRPHAVLLVTQLGRFTEEDQQAARRLQEVFGEGILARTVLVFTRKEDLDGGSLEEYLRGTNNRELAKLDVLCERRHCGFNNKVQGAEQEAQLKELMAQIEGVLWEHEGRSYSNQAHRYSPHNLLLQQEGEGQVLQGQGSAKGPSEESWLQGLCQIQRESEHTHRQLLERAPI is encoded by the exons ATGTCCGTTCTATATTCATACACCTTCGACACTTTCCTTTACCTCCTG CATTTAGCCTCCAATGTGTTAGctctaaaaggaaaaacaaagaattcaCCAGAACATGCGACGTCGGGAGACACAAAACATGGCCATTCCTCCTGCCCAGCGGGCAGTGGGGTG ttggaGGAAGTAGAATTGGAACTCTGTCTCCTGGAGAATCCCGAGGAAGGGCTGTCTCAGGATGCTACACAAGGCTGGTTAGGAG GGCTGAGGGAGGATGCAGGGACCCCGCAGAGGCTGAGGCTCATCCTGGTGGGAAAACCCGGAAGCGGGAAAAGCGCGACAGGAAACAGCATCCTCGGCCGGAAAGTGTTCGAGTCCAAGGTCAGCGCTAGACCGGTGACCACGGCCTTCCAGCGGGGGTGCCGAGCGTGGGCGGGGAAGGAGCTCGAGGTCATTGACACCCCCGACATCCTGTGCCCTCGGGCGGCGCTGCAAGGGACCGCTCAGGGCATCTGCGAAGCCATCGCCTTCTTGCTGCGGCCCCACGCGGTGCTCCTGGTGACCCAGCTGGGCCGGTTCACCGAGGAGGATCAGCAGGCGGCCAGGCGCCTCCAGGAGGTCTTCGGGGAGGGCATCCTGGCCCGCACCGTCCTGGTGTTCACGCGGAAGGAAGACCTGGACGGCGGCTCCCTGGAAGAGTACCTGCGAGGGACCAACAACCGGGAGCTGGCCAAGCTGGATGTCCTCTGTGAGCGGCGACACTGTGGCTTCAACAACAAGGTGCAGGGGGCAGAGCAGGAGGCCCAGCTGAAGGAGCTCATGGCACAAATCGAAGGCGTCCTGTGGGAACACGAAGGCCGTTCCTACAGCAACCAGGCTCACCGTTACTCCCCGCACAACCTTCTGCtccagcaggagggagaggggcaggtCCTCCAAGGCCAGGGCTCCGCGAAAGGGCCCAGCGAGGAGTCCTGGCTGCAGGGACTGTGCCAAATCCAGAGGGAATCTGAGCACACTCACAGGCAGCTGCTGGAGAGGGCGCCCATCTGA
- the LOC130852212 gene encoding GTPase IMAP family member 7-like has translation MADAQDDALRIVLVGKTGSGKSGTANTILGEKVFESKIAAQAVTKTCQTASRKWKGRDLLVVDTPGLFDTKDSLNTTCKEISRCVLLSCPGPHAIVLVLRLGRYTEEEQKTVELIKAVFGEAAMKHMLILFTCKEELEDQSLSDFVGNGGVKLQSLIKECRDRCCAFNNRSTDQAENEAQVQELVELVDKMVQNNKGTYFADNIYKDTEERLRRQEEVLKKIYADKLEIEIQKVEMECEQACKESIQKKERKIQLLKMEYEEKLRNVRKAAQNNVFSNKYDGRMSLLSKIFPFFKM, from the coding sequence ATGGCTGACGCCCAGGACGACGCTCTGAGGATTGTGCTGGTCGGGAAAACCGGAAGTGGGAAAAGTGGGACGGCAAACACCATCCTCGGGGAAAAGGTATTCGAATCTAAGATTGCTGCCCAGGCTGTTACTAAAACTTGTCAGACAGCATCCCGGAAATGGAAGGGCAGAGACCTTCTCGTTGTTGACACCCCAGGGCTCTTTGACACCAAGGACAGCCTGAACACCACGTGCAAGGAAATCAGCCGATGtgtcctcctctcctgccccgGGCCCCACGCCATCGTCTTGGTCCTTCGGCTGGGCCGCTACACGGAGGAAGAGCAGAAAACCGTGGAGTTGATCAAGGCTGTGTTTGGGGAAGCAGCCATGAAGCACATGCTCATCCTGTTCACTTGCAAAGAGGAGCTGGAGGACCAGAGTCTAAGCGACTTTGTGGGGAATGGGGGTGTAAAGCTACAAAGCCTCATTAAGGAGTGTAGAGACCGATGCTGTGCCTTCAATAACAGGAGTACAGACCAGGCAGAAAATGAAGCTCAGGTGCAGGAGCTGGTGGAGTTGGTAGACAAGATGGTGCAGAACAACAAAGGGACTTACTTTGCTGACAACATATACAAGGACACGGAGGAAAGGCTGAGAAGGCAGGAGGAAGTCTTGAAGAAAATCTACGCTGATAAGTTAGAAATAGAAATCCAAAAAGTGGAAATGGAGTGTGAGCAGGCATGCAAGGAGAGTatacagaaaaaggagagaaaaattcaATTACTAAAGATGGAATATgaagaaaaactgagaaatgtTAGGAAGGCGGCCCAAAACAAtgtcttttcaaataaatatgatGGACGTATGAGtttgctttcaaaaatatttcctttcttcaaaatgtaa